In Streptomyces sp. SID8374, one genomic interval encodes:
- a CDS encoding amino-acid N-acetyltransferase codes for MSSEQPQTEPDTDFHTDPSVNKPAITVRRARTSDVSSVRRLLDGYVSGGILLDKATVTLYEDIQEFWVAERDEDARVVGCGALHVMWEDLAEVRTLAVDPRIRGAGVGHHVLEKLLQTARWLGVRRVFCLTFEVDFFAKHGFVEIGETPVDTDVYSELLRSYDEGVAEFLGLERVKPNTLGNSRMLLHL; via the coding sequence ATGTCCTCAGAGCAGCCGCAAACCGAACCGGATACCGACTTTCATACCGACCCGTCGGTAAATAAGCCCGCCATCACCGTCCGCCGGGCGAGGACGAGTGATGTGTCATCCGTACGTCGGCTCCTCGACGGCTACGTGTCCGGCGGCATCCTCCTCGACAAAGCCACCGTCACCCTTTACGAGGACATCCAGGAGTTCTGGGTCGCGGAACGCGACGAGGATGCCCGGGTCGTCGGCTGCGGCGCTCTCCATGTGATGTGGGAAGACCTCGCGGAAGTCCGGACTCTCGCCGTCGACCCCCGGATCAGGGGGGCGGGCGTGGGCCATCACGTACTGGAGAAGCTTCTCCAGACCGCCCGCTGGCTCGGGGTGCGCAGGGTTTTCTGCCTCACCTTCGAAGTGGACTTCTTCGCGAAGCACGGGTTCGTCGAGATCGGAGAGACTCCGGTCGACACCGATGTCTACAGTGAGCTGCTGCGTTCCTACGACGAGGGTGTCGCCGAGTTCCTCGGTCTCGAACGGGTGAAGCCGAACACCTTGGGCAACAGCCGGATGCTTCTGCACCTGTGA
- a CDS encoding BlaI/MecI/CopY family transcriptional regulator: protein MPRQLGELEDAVMTRVWQWNRPVTVREVLEDLQQERSIAYTTVMTVMDNLHQKGWVRREVDGRAYRYTAVSTRAAYSAALMNEAWSRSDNPAAALVAFFGMMSPEQREALQDAVRMVSPNPVDNSADNPAGGPADNPEGNPPERTAGAPEVDAPADGTGSESGR, encoded by the coding sequence GTGCCCCGCCAATTGGGAGAGCTGGAAGACGCCGTGATGACACGCGTCTGGCAATGGAACCGTCCGGTCACCGTGCGGGAAGTCCTTGAGGACCTCCAGCAGGAACGGTCCATCGCCTACACGACGGTGATGACGGTAATGGACAATCTCCATCAGAAGGGCTGGGTCCGCAGGGAAGTGGACGGCCGGGCATATCGATATACGGCCGTCTCCACCAGGGCCGCCTACTCGGCCGCACTGATGAACGAAGCCTGGTCGCGCAGTGACAACCCGGCCGCCGCCCTTGTCGCGTTCTTCGGGATGATGTCGCCTGAGCAGCGCGAAGCACTTCAGGACGCTGTTCGCATGGTTTCCCCGAACCCGGTGGACAACTCCGCGGACAATCCGGCAGGCGGCCCGGCGGACAATCCGGAGGGCAACCCGCCGGAACGGACCGCGGGGGCCCCCGAAGTCGACGCCCCGGCCGATGGCACGGGGTCCGAGAGCGGGCGATAG
- a CDS encoding type III pantothenate kinase — MLLTIDVGNTHTVLGLFDGEEIVEHWRISTDARRTADELAVLLQGLMGMHPLLGMELGDGIEGIAICATVPSVLHELREVTRRYYGDVPAVLVEPGVKTGVPVLMDNPKEVGADRIINAVAAVELYGGPAIVVDFGTATTFDAVSARGEYAGGVIAPGIEISVEALGVKGAQLRKIELARPRSVIGKNTVEAMQSGIVYGFAGQVDGVVARMKKELTADPDDVTVIATGGLAPMVLGESSVIDEHEPWLTLIGLRLVYERNVSRS, encoded by the coding sequence ATGCTGCTCACCATCGACGTCGGCAACACGCACACGGTCCTCGGCCTCTTCGACGGCGAGGAGATCGTGGAGCACTGGCGGATCTCCACGGACGCCCGCCGCACCGCCGACGAGCTGGCGGTCCTGCTCCAGGGCCTGATGGGCATGCACCCGCTGCTCGGCATGGAGCTGGGCGACGGCATCGAGGGCATCGCGATCTGCGCGACCGTCCCCTCGGTCCTGCACGAGCTGCGCGAGGTCACCCGCCGCTACTACGGCGACGTGCCCGCCGTCCTGGTGGAGCCCGGCGTCAAGACCGGCGTCCCGGTCCTGATGGACAACCCCAAGGAGGTCGGCGCGGACCGCATCATCAACGCGGTCGCCGCCGTCGAGTTGTACGGGGGCCCGGCGATCGTCGTCGACTTCGGCACCGCCACCACCTTCGACGCGGTCTCCGCACGCGGGGAGTACGCGGGCGGGGTCATCGCCCCCGGCATCGAGATCTCCGTCGAGGCGCTCGGCGTCAAGGGCGCCCAGCTCCGCAAGATCGAGTTGGCCCGGCCGCGCAGCGTGATCGGCAAGAACACCGTGGAGGCCATGCAGTCCGGCATCGTCTACGGCTTCGCGGGCCAGGTCGACGGGGTGGTGGCCCGGATGAAGAAGGAGCTGACCGCCGACCCGGACGACGTCACGGTCATCGCGACCGGTGGCCTTGCTCCGATGGTGTTGGGGGAGTCCTCCGTCATCGACGAGCACGAGCCGTGGCTGACGCTCATCGGGCTGCGCCTGGTCTACGAGCGGAACGTGTCCCGCTCGTAG
- the nadC gene encoding carboxylating nicotinate-nucleotide diphosphorylase: MSTPEENPRPTPVDVPLIRVGAPAPSAPAEGCGDDCGCGDGFDPDALECGLDPALALLLAEAGLDPVQVEDVAHVAIEEDLDGGVDVTTVATVPEDAVITGDFTAREAGVVAGLRVAEAVLSIVCTEEFEVERHVEDGERVAPGQKLLTVTTRTRDLLTGERSALNLLCRLSGIATATRAWADVLEGSKAQVRDTRKTTAGLRALEKYAVRCGGGVNHRMSLSDAALVKDNHVIAAGGVAEAFKRVRAEFPDLPIEVEVDTLEQVREVLDAGVDLILLDNFTPGETAEAVALVDGRAILESSGRLTLDSARAYADAGVDYLAVGALTHSSPILDIGLDFRDAAASDTDGADA, encoded by the coding sequence GTGTCCACCCCCGAAGAGAATCCGCGCCCCACACCTGTGGACGTACCGCTGATCCGGGTCGGCGCGCCCGCACCTTCCGCGCCCGCCGAGGGCTGCGGCGACGACTGCGGCTGCGGTGACGGCTTCGACCCCGACGCCCTGGAGTGCGGCCTGGACCCCGCGCTCGCCCTGCTCCTGGCCGAGGCGGGTCTCGACCCCGTCCAGGTCGAGGACGTCGCCCATGTGGCGATCGAGGAGGACCTCGACGGCGGGGTGGACGTCACGACCGTGGCGACCGTCCCCGAGGACGCCGTGATCACCGGTGACTTCACCGCCCGGGAGGCCGGGGTCGTGGCCGGGCTCCGGGTCGCCGAGGCGGTCCTGTCGATCGTCTGCACCGAGGAGTTCGAGGTGGAGCGGCACGTCGAGGACGGCGAGCGCGTCGCCCCCGGCCAGAAGCTGCTCACCGTCACCACCCGCACCCGCGACCTGCTGACCGGCGAGCGCAGCGCGCTGAACCTGCTCTGCCGCCTCTCCGGCATCGCGACGGCCACCCGCGCCTGGGCGGACGTGCTGGAGGGCTCCAAGGCCCAGGTCCGCGACACCCGCAAGACGACGGCGGGCCTGCGCGCGCTGGAGAAGTACGCCGTACGGTGCGGGGGCGGCGTCAACCACCGGATGTCGCTCTCCGACGCGGCCCTGGTCAAGGACAACCACGTGATCGCGGCCGGCGGCGTGGCCGAGGCGTTCAAACGGGTCCGCGCCGAGTTCCCCGACCTGCCCATCGAGGTGGAGGTCGACACGCTGGAGCAGGTCCGCGAGGTGCTGGACGCGGGCGTCGACCTGATCCTGCTGGACAACTTCACCCCGGGCGAGACCGCCGAGGCGGTGGCGCTGGTCGACGGCCGCGCGATCCTCGAATCCTCCGGCCGCCTCACCCTCGACTCGGCCCGCGCCTACGCCGACGCGGGCGTGGACTACCTGGCCGTCGGGGCGCTCACCCACTCCTCGCCGATCCTCGACATCGGCCTGGACTTCCGCGACGCGGCCGCCTCCGACACCGACGGGGCCGACGCCTGA